CAGGGCAAGTTTATTTCACACTCTTAAGAATGGGAGCTGCCTCTGTTCAGTTGTGTTAGTGGTTGATGCATGTGTTCTTTTTCCATGCATGTATTATTCTTTGCTACTGACCTGAATGTTAACAGCCCCAACCTTGCATGGGACTCAGTGCATATATAAGGGACCTTCATGTCCAAATAAACCATGGGAATTCCTGTTAGGATGCAGGATACAGAGGTTAGAATATCTGTGGTTGGATATCACACCAGACTAAGTTGTTTAGCAAAAAGTGAATGAGCTTTGTCTCTCCCAAGGGTCTTCCCTTTCGTCTACCCTCTCTTCCACCCAAGCAGCCACAAGAGAGTTCAGAAGCTTTATCTTTGGGTCAACCACTCCTAGCCATGTTTTTCAGGTCCGGAACTTTAACTTTTACTAGGGAGGCTTTTACACAGCCTGCTAACCTGAACTCATGTTGTGCACCTACCTTGAGAATTCTCTTCACATATTATTTAGTTACATTTCCTCGATCAGCAGAAGTGGCATGATGGAGGCTTTTCTGTGGAACAGTTTTTCCTCTCCCTGTTTTGGGTGAGGGGCTTCTCTTCTGCTGGTTCTAAAACATGGTAAGTGGAGGGAAAATGCCTTCCCAGTTAACACAACAGACACTTCAGAAGCTGCCAGTGAACTGGCTCGGCACTTATCAGCAGTGGCAAGGCCAGACACAGGCATCAGCTATGCTCTTGCCAAAAGGCTCTTTAAGTGGGCCGCTATCTGAAACTAGCAAAGTATCCTATGACGAGGGACTCTCTCAGTCTGGCTCTGAGATGGTCACTCTCCTGAAGTGACAAACAATCCAGCCTTTCAGCAAACACAAAGCTCTCGTAAACAGGGGTCACCATGCCAAGCTTTATGCATGCGTGATTGCAAGATGTGGAACAGCTTGTGACTCAGTCAGTCTCATCGGCTGGAATTGTAACtctttgatttggatttggaTTCTTATAATTAAAATGGAACAACCTTGTAATTTAAAAACTGCTCTGGTTTAAGGAGAGAACATGTTATAATATTGGACTAAGTCCTGTGTTCAGCTTTTCCCTCAGCTGCTAGGTCGTTTTAAAATCAGCAGCTGTATGAAAAGTCACTATTAATAAATTGCTTTTTCCTGCTTTACATTGTGGATGGACCCAGGATTTAGAGAATAAGGAAACACCTTATGATATATTCCTGTTTATTTTGATATTGCTGCTGCATCCCATCCATCCAAGACTAGTTACCATTTCCCCCTGAATTCTTTCCTCATTTCAGCTTCAAAGGCTAGCTTTGGATTGTTGCAGATATATAAGAAACAGGAAGAACAGCCACTTTCTCACTCCCTCTGTAGCATATGAATTAAAAGCCTTGCagttctcttccttctctcttaaaTACCAAGATGTACTGTTAATCCATACAGTGAAACCTTGCACATCTTTCTGGGTGGGAGGTAAGCGATAGGAGGAGCCAGAAAATATCTCAGTCTCAAAGATAATAATTTGAATTGAAAAACCtgttttggcacagaaaatgccCTCTTTGTTGAGGAGGTGGCTTTTGACCATCTGCGTTACAAATGCCTCTTGTTTGTTTTAAGTAGGAAAGAGATGTAAAATGGTCTTGGAATAGTGACTGGCTGATCAAACAGGAACACTTAGCCAGCCACTCAGCATAAAGAGATCTAATGGTGTCCCATATTTTACCCTTCCCTGCTTTGGCTCAATAGCACTGTCGTTTGAGTGCTTACTAGATGAGATGATTAGGGGTATATTGGGTGGGTTATTTCTTTCCATCGTTCTGCATAATGTCCTTTGTATCTGGCCTGAATAATGTGCAAAGTGATCCCCTTAACACTGTCTGGAAACAAGCCATTGCAATCCCCTTTTATTAGTAGGAAAATGATATTAAAGTCAGCCACTGAGTACCTGAGCTGGGATTTTAACATGGAACTCCAACATTCCAATTTAACACTGCATCTTCTCCTGGGGTAGCAGCACACTGAAGCCAGAATGCTTTCATATGGTTTCTTGTGTGGCTATCATCACAACAGGCATGAAAGCATGTGCATCTATGGCTCTTTTTACAATACCTGCATTTTTGGAGACCTCAGGGGGCTTGCTGCCTTTCATGCGTGGTTATGAATGTCAGGACGTAAGTGAAGACAAATGGAATCTTATGTTTCCAGGGTGGACTGTGTTGGGATACTGAAGCTGAGGAATGCAGATGTTGAAGCCCGAATAGGCATCGCTGGATCCAAGAAGAAAAGCACTCGGGCCAGGCTGGTGTTCCGCGTGAACATCCCTCGGAAGGATGGCTCCTCTCTCACCCTGCAGACGCCATCCTCACCTATTCTGTGCAGTAAGTGGCAAACTCAGAACTCCTGAGGGAGTCTCACTGTGACTTGCGGTCCCTTTGTTGGTTGAGCTGCTGTGCATCTCATGTTAACCTGCTCAAAAAACAAAATTGAACAACCCAAATAAATCAGAGATTTGATGGAACATAATGTTCAGAGAGTCTCAGTAAACCATCTTTTCAGTGGCAAGAGTGACAGAACATGAAGAAACAGGTCTACTGTGCAGATTTCTTCAGGATAGTGCAGAATTGATACTGTACCAGTACATCAAGTTATAATTACATTCTATTCAGAGAACACATCAGACACGTTTTAACAATGGGAGGTTCAAGCTCTGACACTGTTTTTGCTCCAGGGAGGGGAGAAGATACTGGGATTCATCACTAATTTTAGAGGACATGTACCATCAGAGCTACAACACGCAATAATTTTTGCTGTTGCTAGAGCTCCTGGAAGACACTTCTGGGGTGACACAGTGGACAGCAGCCCTAAGCAAGCACTTGGGTTGCTTGGATTATCTTGCAAGCCCTAATTGCAGTCAGCAGCAAATATGAGCCCCTTTCTTTGTGGCTGAGGCTGGAGAAACTGTTGCTTGTTAGCTGGGACTTCCTTCTGTTTGATTAGagtaaataatttcattttgatgCTCAGAAGCACAAGCTAAGATAAGTTATACTTCGCTTGTACCCAGCAAGTCCTCCCAGAAGCCCATGTTGTTGCCATATTGAGCACATAAAGTGGCTCAGACATAGGCACCTGTGCAAAGGAAAAGGGATGTTCTGGTCTTAGGCAAGGTGTTTAATTTCTAAAGTCAGTATTCATCACTAGCTTCTATAgagcagaatatttatttatcatGGTCATGAGTCAaattacttctttttttcagaCGTGTTACGCTTGTGCTTAAGTTTCCAACTTTTCCCCCCCTCTAGGCAAAATGTCTTCCTTCTGTGTACTATAGTATTGTTCATTGGAGTTAGTTTATATTTGGGAATTTGCAAGGACACCAACCATTGTAATGCTTGCATGTGGACATCCAGCCAAGGGGGGCAGGTCTTTTTGCGAGGCAACTTTTAGGGGACTTTTCACCATGCAAAAATGTTTTGTAATGGCAATTGGTTGACTTTGAAGACTCCTGATGTTAGCCAAATTCAAATATCAGTACCAGTTCAATGTGGTATTACGTAGTGGTGAGGAATATAATAAGCACAGTTTCTAGGAGATAACAGTCACGTGCCGCCCCTTAGGAGAATTGTGCAGTGATTTACTCGAAAGGAAACATggacattaaaaagaaatactaGAGTGTGCTTTGCCCAATCAGACATTTTATAAATAATGTCCTGGTTTTGCACAAGCATCGCTTGCTAAAGGACTAGTTCATTATGGAGACCTTTGGGAACACTGTCAACTGCATGCATGCTATTAGTTGAagagctgtttcttttcttctctctttccctcgcACTCCCCAAATCTGTAGCTCAACCAGCAGGTGTACCAGAGATCCTAAAGAAGAGTTTGCACACCTGTTCAgtgaagggagaagaagaagtcTTTCTGATTGGCAAGAATTTCTTGAAGGGAACCAAAGTGATCTTCCAAGAGAACATGTCTGGTAAGTACCCAGTTTTGCCTAAGCTTCACATCAGGAGATGAGTGCGGATGGTGTTGGACTGGTGGCCTCTATGCATACCTAAGGGGCAGCTGGCTTCTCTGCTTATGTCTCCCTTGGGGATGGTTCCAATAAACGTAGCCCAGCATTCACAGTAACgtgcctctcttttcctttctaacAGATGAGAACTCTTGGAAGGCAGAAGCAGAAATAGACATGGAACTGTTTCATCAGGTATTGGTTTTTGGGGTGCACTGAAATACAGGCGTAAAAGCTTTCCTCTTCATTTTTGAAAACATTCCTTATTTGCTCTTGAAAGTATTTACTAAGAATTTATATATAAAGTCCTTCCTTTAATAATATgtttggaaggaaaggaaagcataCTTTAGTCATTCAGATAGAAGTTATGAATATCTTACTCCCAAGCTAACTAGATGCTTTTGTTCTAAAACCTTGCCTTCATATGGCTGAACATTTGATTGACATTCACATGGCCAACAGACTGAATTTATATGCTTGGATAGATCATTAGACAATGATAATATTTGGCCAAGATGACTCCCTTTTTGTTGCGGACTGCCTGTGAACTAATTTCTTTCATTCCTGTGACAGATTTGTTGCTTTATTCTCTCAGTTAACCTTGACTTGCCAAGAGAATTATGGCTTTCACATTTTCCATAGCTAGGGCAAGCCCCTGTCTTCCATGCAGTAGCAGCTATCACAGTATTCAGGCATGGAGACTGTGTGAGTGCTGCACTTGTTCTGTTACCTTAGGTGATGATGATCTCCGTTTTTACCTCCAATTCCCTGTGATTAAAGGGGTAAAGGTGCTACATGTTCAAACAGTGGCCAATCCTTCACTTTGCAGGTGTAATGATCCTCATTTTAGGAGTGGGTTTCTGGACTTAGTTGCCTTAAGTGGCTGCTAAAGGCTTTGTCATTTTACAAGTGAACACGATGTGGCCTCTGCAAACCCTTGCTATGTGGCCTCAAGTCTACTGTGTGGGTTCCAGTTCCTTATTGCCTGTCATGTTACCCTTGTATATTTTATGGCTGGTTGCTAGTTCTGGACTCATAGACTGAGCTTGTCTGAGGTAGTCTGGTGAAAGAAGATAGCAAGCTGTAGCAAAAGAAAGGGAGGAGTTGATGAGTTTGTttctgtgcatgtgtgcgcaTGCGTTTTGAAATTATGGTACATGCAGGAAGGCAAATGCTTAAGAGTGATCTCTTGTGTGCTTTCACCACTGTTGGGTATGCTCAGGAGGTCTAATGTCACAGTAATTTAATAGCTGTGTGGACTCCATAGATACATTTATGTTATGAATAGATCTTGCATTGTTAACAGTTGGTAAGTTCTTTAAACTTTCTAAATTCTGCTTTTGGTTTTAGAATCATCTAATTGTAAAGGTGCCCCCATATCATGACCAGAAAATAACTGCACCTGTTTCTGTGGGGATCTATGTGGTGACCAATGCTGGGCGATCCCATGACATACAGCCATTCACTTACACTCCGGACACATGTAAGTAAAAAGCAGTGAGGTTGTCAGGAGGGCTTTGGCCCATACTTGTGCATAGCCATTCCTCGCTTTGGTTTTTGAGTTCCTGGCAGAGGCTGAAGGAGAAAGCAGGACAGTTCAGTGGGCAGTACCACCTATTGCCCATCCTGATCTGGAGTGTTCTGCAGTAGGAGCATGCTCTGGGGCTCTGAAGTGGCACCCATGAAACCGGAAAATTGGGGGGAAGAAGGGGCCTCTGCTGTGCATGTTTGAGACCGGTGGTTAGAGCTTATTGTAGGgcttttctttgctgttttttgaaatgggaaacagaaagtggggaggaaagaaagagagacagatttccttgtatttttaaaagtttgattacaaggaagaaaaagagtggGAGGGGACAATAGGATATGAACATGAGATAGCCATTTGCATTAATAAATGCTGGAAAGTCATTTCCAGAGTGCATTTTCTCAAAGTTGGCCTCTATAAAACAAATAGTTAAAGCAGTGAGATCTACTGCTTTAGATGCTGAGCAATAGATGGAGAAGGTTTATCTTTCCAGCCTTGGAGTACAAATCTTTTAGCAACAGTAACAGCGCACAGGAGCCAGCCATGTTGAGCATTGGTTAAATCCCCCAAATGGGAAATGTCCTTTTTCACCTTTTTTTGAGTGTCAGTGATGTCTTTTGCTCCATCAACAGCCAGTACTCTGAATGTGAACGTGAAACAGGAAATATCTAGCCCGACACAGCCTTGCTCTTTTGATGACGCAATCAAAGGTATTTAATTCTTTCTAGCAGTATTAATCTTGCACTTTGGAGGTCTCCCAAGATGgaggtggactctccatcttcggaggtctttaaacagaggttggatgggcatctttcaggagtgctttagttgtgtcttcctgcatggcagaatggggttagattaggtggcccttggggttccttccagctccaggattCTGTAATTCAAATCCCTTGAGTTCTTCtgcagacctttttttaaaaaccacttcaTAAATTATGTTGTGATCACGTACATTCTTTTAATAGGGGAATGGTTTCTTTGGCAGATATGGCATTTTAGTCTAATTTGCTTATTTGTAATATGCGTCAGGATTCACAAAGTAGTAGCTAATTTTTTTCTGGGATTAATTAGGTGTGCAGTGATGGGAGGATGAGCAAAGGGGCAGTAGCAGCCATGATGTGCCTTCATGATGTGCCATAGGAATGAAAGTAATTTCTCTTGGGAATGCCAGACTCCTGAATGTACATAGCTACATTATGGGAGAggggttttttgggaggggagggaTTTGGTAGAATTCTAGAGGACAAAATACCAAAGCACTCTTAGCTTAAAGCATGAAGCTGCTGCAAGATAAATCATTTCATGAGAAGGAAAATACAGCTTTAGTGTAATAAAAGAGATCACTGTTCAAGACACAGGATGACAGGCTTAGTTGTGAGTCCACAAATTCTTcatggttttgctttgtttttgtcttttactgCAATTGGCCCTATTACTGTGTGCAATCATTTACTAAAATAAGCTCATTAAGTTTCAGAAGGTGTTCAGGAGGATGTCAGTGTCTGAAACAGAGCAGCATAAATAGTAAAGTGAGATGTTTAACAGGCTTCCAGGTTTGCAGCTGAAAATTATCTAGCATGGCTGTTCTGGCTGCTGTTTCCAGCCTACTAGAAACACAAGATGCTGCCTTAAGACTACACTTGGTCTCTTATCCCGCTGCTGGCAGCTGCTTTCTGGGACTATCTCAGTCTTACTGGCCATGCTGCCCACTGAACCTTATTAGGTCTCCTGCATCCAGAGCAGCTGCCCTACCATGGAGCTGAGGCCTTCTCCAGTTATTGGCATGGATTCTTGCCATTAATCTGTTGCCTTTGTTCTTTACCAGTCACAGGGCAGTGTGGGTGCCTTTAACTCTAGTTCCCAGTACTGAAATTTGGCTCCTGTTTCTGGTGCTTGTGACTGTAGGTTTTAATCTTGTAGAGTTTCTGCGAAGGATTAGTTCCATAGCAAGCTAGGCTGCAGCTGATGGAGGATTCCAGAAAGTGTTTGCTGTTGTCTTTATAGCCTTATTTCCCCCGCTTTTCacctgtgtttttccccccttacaAGCCTAACTATTTGAAAAGGGCTTGTgggatcagaacttggaaaaagttactttttttggatagCTTACAGTATCCTGCAACCAGCATGGCTGCTCTAAAAGCTCTGAGTGGGATAGAAAAGAGTAGGGGAATCTTAGTGGCCTACAAACAAATGGGACATTGAACTTTGAAGAACTGGTGATCTTTGTGCAATAACAACTTAATGGCTCCTTGTGTAATTAGAGCTGAAAGTAGAAACTGTTATCACTAGGCTTCCCAGGCATGCCATTTTGCACAGGACAGGCTCTGTTTGGAGTCCTGAAGTCAATTCTCTTATTGGGGTGATAGAAGATGCCCTAACCCCCCTATTTGACAGTAGGTGGTAGCATTGGGGATGTAGGCAGCAAAGTTATAGATACCAGGATTCATCTGCTGGGATCATGGCTGGCATGGTACcgcttttcttcctcctcctcatcttgcTGGGCTGATGCCATCTCATGAGGGCTGGCCTTCTATCTTGAGAGATGAATGGGTTTGGAGGTTCCTGTGAAATTTGAAATGTCATGGGGCCCTGAGATCTCTGAAGGGGCCCTCCCCTCATGAGACTTGAGGTGACCTGGGAATCCTAATTGTCATACTACAGAAGAACTCATTTACTGTGGCACCTGCTTTCACGGGGCAGAGATTGCTGCGCCAGATGTATTTCATGAAGGAAGCTCTGGTCTGTGAAAGCTTGTGTTgcattaaatgtatttattttaatgtacccAAGACTTACTGTTTATTGCTACAGACTCATATGAGCTTTGTCCTACAGATTTTACCAGCTGTAATGTCACCTGAAGGTTGTACTGCATATTCAGATGCTTATCCCAGTCTTTTTTTAGTCCAGGGGTTCTTTTAGTGCCATGGACCCCTTTGTCAGTCTTCTGACACCTATGGACTTCTTCTcagaataatgtttttaaaagcataaaaagcTAAATTTCAGTTAGAGATGTTagtaaaaataaagatgtaaTTTCCCCCCATCCAAGTTCACAGACCCCCTGAAATATATTCCTGGACCCCTCTGGAGTTTGTGGATCCTAGATTAAGAACTCTTGCTTGATATTCCTCTCCTTTGGGAGAAAGAGTGGTATCCCAGTGTTGAATcctgtctctgtctctttcccttttttgtcTCTGGTGCTCTCTGCCCATCTCAGTCCCTGCACTTTAAGTCATGCCATTTTTCAGAACAGCACTTAATTCTGTGTTTATCTGTTGCAGTGAACCCCAGTGGCTGTAACCTGGACAAGGTAAATATTCTTCCCAGTGCCTTGATAACTCCACTCAGGCCAAACAATATCATTAAGAGCGAAGAGGCTGCTCCAATGGAGCTTGTGCCTGAAAAAAGATCCCCTTCAGTCTTTAAGGTAAGTGGTGTTGAGCagtcatctgtggattttggagaGACATGAGTGCCTTATTCTTAGAGGCAGCGATGTCGCACCAGTACCGAAGTGTACTAAAATGCTTTCTTCTGCCTGTGTGTTTTTCCCTTCAGACAACCAGTGTAGTTGGTCCCTCTCAAGCACCTCTAGAGTCCGGCATGCCCAGCCTACTGGGAAACAGCActttctcctcttctgcttctcACTTGGCTCCTGAGAATGAAAAGCAGCCACTGCCGCCCAAGGTGTATACTCCAGAGGCAATGCCTACCCTCCATACTCAGGACATTGTCCCACCTGGCAGCTTCCCAGCAGCTTCTGCTGGCAGCCAGCTGCAGAACAGCGACACCTTGTTGCAGCAGGCATCTCCATTCCCCTCAAGAGAGTCCCAGGGGCCCAGAGAGATGCTTCAGTCTGACAGTGCAGTCATGACTTTGTCTCAGCTGACAGAGGTTTCCCAGCAGCAGTCACCGCTTCAAGACTCGTCCCAGGCTTTACAGCAGCAGATCTCGGCCAACATATTTTCATCACCCGGCAGAGTGAGTCAGCTGCAGAACACGATCCAACAACTGCAAGCAGGGACCTTTCAGTCCAGCACTGCTAGCAGCAACAGTGGAAACGTGGATTTGGTCCAACAGGTCCTGGAAGCACAGCAGCAGTTGTCGTCTGTCTTGTTTTCAGGGTCTGACAATGAGGACGTTCAAGAGCAGCTCAATGTGGAAATTTTCCAGCAGGTCAGCCAGATCCAAAATGGAGTCAACCAAGGGATGTTTTCCTCTGATGCAGTCCACTCGAGGGCTGAAGACCTGCTATCCAGCAGAACAGAGAACATTCATCCACAGCCTGAGAGTTCTTTGTCcagtcagcagcagcagcagcagcagcagcagcagcagcagcagcagcaagcaatgGAGACTTCTGCAGCAATGGTGATTGAGATCCAGCAAGGCCTCTGCCAGGCAACAAGCCAGATGCCGTCCGActtgttctcctcctcttcttcaggcaACGGAAACATCCAGCAGTCCCCAGTGTACCAGCAAGCTTCCCACTTGATGGGTGGCCTGTCCACAAGCGAAGACATGCAAATGCAATGTGAGTTGTTCTCTTCCACCAACGTTTCTGGCAATGAAGGAGCAACGCCACCCCAACGGCAGCAGGTGCCGGCCAACGGCTCTGCCCTGTTTCAGTCTTCTGGCTCCACCAAAGGCGAAGAAGTATCAAGCCAGGCGGAACAGTTGCGGAATGACGTCTATCAGGCTATGGTCCAAATGCAGCACGGCGGGGAGGGTCAGGTGCAGGTcagcctcttctcttcctccgagAACATGATGCAAGGCAATGGAGCACCACCGtcccagcagcagcaaccacagccaccgccgccaccaccatccCAGGGTGGAGGCCTCTTCCAGCAGGGTGGGGAGATGATGTCCCTCCAGTCTGGAAGCTTCTTGCAGCAGGCCCCCCACTCTCAGGCTCAGCTTTTCCACTCTCAGAGCCCTATCGGGGACGGCCAGAACATCTCCCAGGAGGCTCCAAGCTCCCTCTTCCATAGTCAGAGCACCGCGACTTCTTCAGAACAGCTGCCACCCCCCATTTTCCACTCACAGGCCCCCATGGGGGTTGTTCAGGAGCAACAGGCCGGCAGCAtgtttctttctcattctcagaATTCAATGAGTGGCTCAGTCACACGGGAGGAGCCCATGACGTTCTTCACCACCCAGAATTCGATTTCTTCTTTGCAGGCCTCTGCCAGTGCTGAGCAGCCAGCCTCAttccagcaacagcagcaacaacagcaggcGGCTCAGCTCTCCCACCTCCAGGGGTCTCTGCTTCCTCCGCAGGAGCAGCCTCCGCCTTCACAGCAGGGCATTTTCCAGTCACAAGTGCCCCTGGGTGCACTCCCTCCTTCAGGTGTGCCCCCAAACCAACAAGAAGCCATGTACCAGTCCTCACATTCAATGGCAGCTCTTCAGAACAGCacacaagagcagcagcagcagcaacagcaacagccaaACATGCATTACAGCAGCCAGGGCCCCATGGGCCCCATGGCATCCCCGAAGCAGGCCATGCTGTTCAGCTCCAGCCCCAGCTCCCTGACCAGCCAGGAACAGCAGCAACAGAGCCAGTCTCTCTTCCACCCACAGAACGCCATGAGGACCATGAATCAGGACCAGCAACCCATGCAGTTCCAGAACCAGAGCCCAGGCTCCTCCCAAGCTGAGCCGTCCCAGCAGCCACCGCCGGCCTTATTCCACAGCTCCCCACAGCTGCAGCTGGTCCAAGGTTCTCCCAGCTCCCAAGAGCAGCCTCTCACCCTTTTCATCTCATCAACTTCCATGTCTGCCTTACAGAACAGCATGAGCCAGCAGGAGATGCAGCAGTCCTCCCTCTATTCTTCACAGAGCAGCATGTCTGGCATCCAGGGTACTTCTTCACccccacaacagcaacaacagcagcaacaacagcagcagcagcaacaacaacaacagcaagcttCCTTGTTCCATAATGGCCCTGGAGGTGGTGCCATCAGCCAGCTGCAGAATTCATCTGCTTCATCTCAGCAGACCTCTGGAATATTTCTTTTTGGCATCCAAGAGAGTAAGTTTCAGAATGGAGGGTCCAGAATTGTCACCAGCTACAACAGCAGATGAGTCTGTTTCTAGTTAtgggtttttttctctcccctttgtgGCCTTGCAGGTCATCCCACAAAATTAGGACTAACTGTGTCCAGATGGAGGCATGAGATTGAGTTGAGCCAGCATGATTGAAGGCCAGAGagtatttaataatttaattaatcaattaagaTATTTATATTCCAGCCTTTATCCGAAGATCTCAGAGTGGCATAGAATAAAACTAAAACCATCTTAAATTATATAACCATAAAACATATCCAGCATAGataaggctttaataaaaaaaaacaccaagtttTACCTTGGTGCTGAAATGATTATAAAATTGGTACCAGTCAGGGCTGCAGAGGGAAGGAACTCTACAGCTGGGGAGCCACTGCAGAAAAGAGGGTAACAGACACAGGGCTCTACTACAAGGTGTCTTTTAATCTAAAGCTGGAGTGCTTTATTGCTGCCAGCCACAGGTACACATACCTTGGTGCAAAATCACTTTGAATCAGTTTGTTTCAGCATTCACTGAAGAGGTTCATCTCAGTGCTAAGATCTATTGTCTTAGGCTCCTTGGGATACTGCCAAGACTGTGATTTGGAGTACCTTCTGTAGAGAACTTTTGGTGATTCAGAGGTCTTTGCAGTGTGAAATAGAATATGCTCCCTTGTTTCTCATTAATCCCTCACATTCAGTTGTGAGTGATGCATGTTGAAGACTGAATGGGCCAACAAGCTCATTGAAGAGGCATTAATCACATGTATTTTCTATCTCTCAACAGACTGTGGCCAGCTCTTAACATCTGGATCTGGTGCGTTGTCTGAACAGATGATCACCATTAGCCAGCCACAAGGGGAGGTGCAGCCTTCTGTCACTACCCTCCTGTCTCAGCAGATGTCAGAGAACCCCCAGCTGTCTTCGGCCATGACCAC
This genomic stretch from Sceloporus undulatus isolate JIND9_A2432 ecotype Alabama chromosome 8, SceUnd_v1.1, whole genome shotgun sequence harbors:
- the NFAT5 gene encoding nuclear factor of activated T-cells 5 isoform X2; amino-acid sequence: MPSDFISLLSADLDLESPKSLYSKESVYDLLPKELQLPPSRELSAASMSQTSGGEAGSPPPGVVAADASSAPSSSSMGGACSSFTTSSSPTIYSTSVTDSKAMQVESCSSAMGVSNRGVSDKQLTNNTVQQQQQQQQQLSTPKRDTVLYISPPPEDLLDNSQMSCQDEGCGLESEQSCSMWVEDSPSNFSNMSTSSYNDNTEVPRKSRKRNPKQRPGIKRRDCEESTMDIFDADSAKAPHYVLSQLSTDNKSNLKAGNGTSEAPKTTSGKKSPMLCGQYPSKNEGKELKIVVQPETQHRARYLTEGSRGSVKDRTQQGFPTVKLEGHNEPVTLQVFVGNDSGRVKPHGFYQACRVTGRNTTPCKEVDIEGTTVIEVGLDPSNNMTLAVDCVGILKLRNADVEARIGIAGSKKKSTRARLVFRVNIPRKDGSSLTLQTPSSPILCTQPAGVPEILKKSLHTCSVKGEEEVFLIGKNFLKGTKVIFQENMSDENSWKAEAEIDMELFHQNHLIVKVPPYHDQKITAPVSVGIYVVTNAGRSHDIQPFTYTPDTLNPSGCNLDKVNILPSALITPLRPNNIIKSEEAAPMELVPEKRSPSVFKTTSVVGPSQAPLESGMPSLLGNSTFSSSASHLAPENEKQPLPPKVYTPEAMPTLHTQDIVPPGSFPAASAGSQLQNSDTLLQQASPFPSRESQGPREMLQSDSAVMTLSQLTEVSQQQSPLQDSSQALQQQISANIFSSPGRVSQLQNTIQQLQAGTFQSSTASSNSGNVDLVQQVLEAQQQLSSVLFSGSDNEDVQEQLNVEIFQQVSQIQNGVNQGMFSSDAVHSRAEDLLSSRTENIHPQPESSLSSQQQQQQQQQQQQQQQAMETSAAMVIEIQQGLCQATSQMPSDLFSSSSSGNGNIQQSPVYQQASHLMGGLSTSEDMQMQCELFSSTNVSGNEGATPPQRQQVPANGSALFQSSGSTKGEEVSSQAEQLRNDVYQAMVQMQHGGEGQVQVSLFSSSENMMQGNGAPPSQQQQPQPPPPPPSQGGGLFQQGGEMMSLQSGSFLQQAPHSQAQLFHSQSPIGDGQNISQEAPSSLFHSQSTATSSEQLPPPIFHSQAPMGVVQEQQAGSMFLSHSQNSMSGSVTREEPMTFFTTQNSISSLQASASAEQPASFQQQQQQQQAAQLSHLQGSLLPPQEQPPPSQQGIFQSQVPLGALPPSGVPPNQQEAMYQSSHSMAALQNSTQEQQQQQQQQPNMHYSSQGPMGPMASPKQAMLFSSSPSSLTSQEQQQQSQSLFHPQNAMRTMNQDQQPMQFQNQSPGSSQAEPSQQPPPALFHSSPQLQLVQGSPSSQEQPLTLFISSTSMSALQNSMSQQEMQQSSLYSSQSSMSGIQGTSSPPQQQQQQQQQQQQQQQQQQASLFHNGPGGGAISQLQNSSASSQQTSGIFLFGIQENCGQLLTSGSGALSEQMITISQPQGEVQPSVTTLLSQQMSENPQLSSAMTTNQNMKKIDDLLVSLQNQGNNNMAGSF
- the NFAT5 gene encoding nuclear factor of activated T-cells 5 isoform X1; amino-acid sequence: MPSDFISLLSADLDLESPKSLYSKESVYDLLPKELQLPPSRELSAASMSQTSGGEAGSPPPGVVAADASSAPSSSSMGGACSSFTTSSSPTIYSTSVTDSKAMQVESCSSAMGVSNRGVSDKQLTNNTVQQQQQQQQQLSTPKRDTVLYISPPPEDLLDNSQMSCQDEGCGLESEQSCSMWVEDSPSNFSNMSTSSYNDNTEVPRKSRKRNPKQRPGIKRRDCEESTMDIFDADSAKAPHYVLSQLSTDNKSNLKAGNGTSEAPKTTSGKKSPMLCGQYPSKNEGKELKIVVQPETQHRARYLTEGSRGSVKDRTQQGFPTVKLEGHNEPVTLQVFVGNDSGRVKPHGFYQACRVTGRNTTPCKEVDIEGTTVIEVGLDPSNNMTLAVDCVGILKLRNADVEARIGIAGSKKKSTRARLVFRVNIPRKDGSSLTLQTPSSPILCTQPAGVPEILKKSLHTCSVKGEEEVFLIGKNFLKGTKVIFQENMSDENSWKAEAEIDMELFHQNHLIVKVPPYHDQKITAPVSVGIYVVTNAGRSHDIQPFTYTPDTSSTLNVNVKQEISSPTQPCSFDDAIKVNPSGCNLDKVNILPSALITPLRPNNIIKSEEAAPMELVPEKRSPSVFKTTSVVGPSQAPLESGMPSLLGNSTFSSSASHLAPENEKQPLPPKVYTPEAMPTLHTQDIVPPGSFPAASAGSQLQNSDTLLQQASPFPSRESQGPREMLQSDSAVMTLSQLTEVSQQQSPLQDSSQALQQQISANIFSSPGRVSQLQNTIQQLQAGTFQSSTASSNSGNVDLVQQVLEAQQQLSSVLFSGSDNEDVQEQLNVEIFQQVSQIQNGVNQGMFSSDAVHSRAEDLLSSRTENIHPQPESSLSSQQQQQQQQQQQQQQQAMETSAAMVIEIQQGLCQATSQMPSDLFSSSSSGNGNIQQSPVYQQASHLMGGLSTSEDMQMQCELFSSTNVSGNEGATPPQRQQVPANGSALFQSSGSTKGEEVSSQAEQLRNDVYQAMVQMQHGGEGQVQVSLFSSSENMMQGNGAPPSQQQQPQPPPPPPSQGGGLFQQGGEMMSLQSGSFLQQAPHSQAQLFHSQSPIGDGQNISQEAPSSLFHSQSTATSSEQLPPPIFHSQAPMGVVQEQQAGSMFLSHSQNSMSGSVTREEPMTFFTTQNSISSLQASASAEQPASFQQQQQQQQAAQLSHLQGSLLPPQEQPPPSQQGIFQSQVPLGALPPSGVPPNQQEAMYQSSHSMAALQNSTQEQQQQQQQQPNMHYSSQGPMGPMASPKQAMLFSSSPSSLTSQEQQQQSQSLFHPQNAMRTMNQDQQPMQFQNQSPGSSQAEPSQQPPPALFHSSPQLQLVQGSPSSQEQPLTLFISSTSMSALQNSMSQQEMQQSSLYSSQSSMSGIQGTSSPPQQQQQQQQQQQQQQQQQQASLFHNGPGGGAISQLQNSSASSQQTSGIFLFGIQENCGQLLTSGSGALSEQMITISQPQGEVQPSVTTLLSQQMSENPQLSSAMTTNQNMKKIDDLLVSLQNQGNNNMAGSF